One Aspergillus oryzae RIB40 DNA, chromosome 2 genomic window carries:
- a CDS encoding Zn(II)2Cys6 transcription factor (predicted protein) has translation MADYRRPIPTGKELPQSVTSTPRVRLSCELCRQRKVKCDKLNPCTNCQRFGATCVPVERARLPRGRSGRVTGKNASGQDTGLKDRVDRLEELLRELTEHDDGTIAAQVGSSSSGSSDQAPANKKADKSEPGTENSLWANILKEIHDIRGTKSYGSTNEDRTFNSDAMKFRKLLATPRGLGSSMATKEPILTRQAERNLVQVFLKKVDPAFKILHAPSLKAFLLDGKPYLDYEPGHMAPAALSSAIHFAAACSATEDESNDLLGCNKAWLVARYQQESEAALAKADFMTSNDLTILQAFVLFLLASRSQDSSRRVWTMLSMALRIAQALLLHLPELPFPVRPFERELRRRLWTYIGLLDIQCSLERASEPMMQAKWVDSNPPSNVNDCDIFFGMDGPVQESEGFTEMTFALMTLKAQNTVRLLNFSDFIDKTVSCVNKRQQLVLEFQETASKLLQNSQPDKIPFHWYTRQVAEIISASLQLIVLRPLQRNAKFIPPRVRGDRLLQIAVDVLKKSKTIRNDPRGQSWRWCEFMFVPWHSLAVAIAELCVCEDHSLMESFWGPVRDAYENLGDLIADSRRGMIWKPMEKIMAQAEAKRNELLAVSNVVSYPTHFPGTAAPLQVPVCSQRSMQPSVALTGDIIPNTGAYTEAVPIVTLPETVELGPWPSVWDAVDFGCPVATNEMSWLNYENFIEDVYETMDYTLLSH, from the exons ATGGCGGATTATCGCAGGCCGATACCGACCGGGAAGGAACTACCCCAGTCTGTGACGTCTACGCCCAGGGTCCGGCTAAGCTGTGAATTGTGTCGCCAACGGAAGGTAAAATGTGACAAGCTTAATCCCTGCACGAATTGCCAGCGTTTCGGCGCTACATGTGTTCCTGTTGAACGGGCGCGACTGCCGCGAGGCCGGTCTGGCAGGGTAACGGGAAAGAATGCCTCTGGACAGGACACAGGCTTGAAAGACCGTGTGGATAGACTTGAAGAGCTACTCCGAGAATTGACTGAACATGATGATGGCACCATCGCCGCACAGGTCGGATCCAGTAGCTCGGGCAGTTCAGATCAAGCGCCTGCCAACAAGAAAGCAGATAAGTCCGAGCCTGGGACGGAGAATTCGCTTTGGGCGAACATTTTAAAAGAG ATACACGATATACGCGGCACTAAGAGTTATGGCTCAACCAATGAGGACCGTACTTTCAACAGTGATGCTATGAAATTTAGGAAGCTTCTTGCCACACCAAGGGGACTTGGTTCGTCAATGGCCACTAAAGAGCCAATTCTCACGAGACAGGCCGAGAGAAACCTAGTTCAGGTTTTTCTAAAGAAAGTTGATCCAGCCTTCAAAATTCTACATGCCCCCTCATTGAAAGCGTTTCTACTCGATGGCAAACCCTACCTCGACTATGAGCCGGGACATATGGCTCCTGCCGCACTTTCGTCTGCAATCCACTTTGCAGCAGCATGTAGCGCTACGGAAGATGAGAGTAATGATTTACTTGGCTGTAACAAAGCCTGGCTAGTGGCACGGTATCAGCAAGAGTCAGAGGCAGCTTTAGCAAAAGCGGACTTCATGACCAGCAATGACTTGACTATCCTGCAAgcttttgttctgtttctg CTAGCTTCGCGGTCTCAAGACTCGAGTCGACGGGTCTGGACTATGCTGAGCATGGCCCTTCGTATCGCCCAAGCACTTTTACTTCATCTCCCTGAGCTACCGTTTCCTGTACGGCCGTTCGAACGTGAACTGCGTCGACGTCTATGGACCTACATTGGCCTTCTCGATATACAGTGCTCCTTGGAGCGCGCATCGGAGCCCATGATGCAAGCGAAATGGGTGGACTCAAACCCACCCTCAAATGTCAACGATTGTGACATATTTTTCGGCATGGATGGCCCAGTACAAGAATCGGAAGGTTTCACAGAGATGACCTTCGCATTGATGACCCTAAAAGCGCAAAACACCGTTCGGTTGCTCAATTTCTCAGACTTCATCGACAAAACCGTGAGTTGTGTCAACAAACGTCAACAGCTCGTACTCGAATTCCAAGAGACAGCTTCAAAGCTACTCCAGAATTCCCAACCCGACAAAATTCCGTTCCACTGGTACACCAGACAGGTAGCCGAGATCATAAGCGCCTCCTTACAACTAATCGTCCTCCGGCCATTACAACGAAACGCGAAGTTCATCCCTCCCCGCGTTCGCGGAGACCGTCTCCTCCAGATAGCCGTCGACGTCCTGAAGAAGTCGAAAACCATCCGCAACGACCCAAGAGGCCAGTCATGGCGATGGTGCGAATTCATGTTCGTCCCATGGCATTCACTGGCCGTAGCCATTGCCGAACTGTGCGTCTGCGAGGACCACTCCCTAATGGAAAGTTTCTGGGGCCCTGTCCGAGATGCATACGAGAACCTGGGCGACCTAATCGCCGATTCGCGTAGAGGGATGATCTGGAAACCGATGGAGAAAATCATGGCGCAAGCAGAAGCAAAACGAAATGAACTATTAGCGGTATCGAATGTCGTCTCATACCCGACGCATTTTCCTGGAACTGCTGCTCCCTTACAAGTGCCGGTTTGCTCTCAGCGGAGTATGCAACCCTCTGTGGCGTTGACGGGGGATATTATCCCAAACACGGGCGCTTATACTGAGGCTGTCCCTATTGTGACTCTTCCAGAGACGGTTGAGCTTGGTCCTTGGCCGAGTGTCTGGGATGCGGTTGATTTTGGGTGCCCGGTAGCTACCAATGAGATGTCTTGGCTGAACTATGAGAACTTCATTGAGGACGTTTATGAAACTATGGACTATACCCTGCTATCCCATTGA
- a CDS encoding putative chromatin remodeling complex subunit (Rsc9) (predicted protein) — translation MSTATPRTSLREGLRQAPKANQPFIPDTAPVRRSHVHAHPQSPQPVSMSQTHTNSVASNSPHPTIDSWEGREQKVPMSTREVATPGNRPGLFIGLNDRGKTAKQPDFYDPYFPLRYLEVPKSDHIYKRAHYGLQSGISDEVDFALYHLVQISNQRWDKFKFEGFPLLAETLMEKAIDISILCTGVKWELQYDFRQPTDRVNVLNSLHGTRDILEKIKQIPVTLPDDTLETYEFNHRLRNVKEATLVLRNMVLLKENAFYVSRYAKGLLRDFLVILINLPNQPRLNEIKNDALDIAEEVTKFMRTDPEDPLWISLLGCLESPDRAHVIRALWALTHFSTELDDQEANRAMERVPKDTLQQLYFHTLLDQDRDILSGALDFWYQYTLSRENIENLIDIFNLPIVFAPRMIALLTHDARPSKKETVLQEEKVAPPPSEIPRVPPELLKDLMELSEPERSSRWLRCCFVEDADCEITQIALWQAYQSRFADPRVPGGGVLPAAEFIKNVSTTFTNAQAQVINGPGATTRFIIKGIRPLETAYTFQGFPYLFCKWTDNSKPSKTCQRAFKTPTDLRNHVFSDHMNLATSGEEPGHYNLDKAESPIHTCLWDNCTKFRSSGPSANTAMVAGHVSSHLPEERPADAEAPSSKRPVLQERIVRKWFYLDTPVNERGEPVGVAYKAALVLRNLARNLPDRVAQQYDGLSWKKAVFLSHRPRIVEIWDRNRSLRKELTELIMILEREEYY, via the exons ATGAGTACTGCTACACCACGCACGTCCCTGCGTG AGGGCTTGCGGCAAGCCCCCAAAGCCAACCAGCCCTTCATCCCAGATACTGCGCCAGTTAGACGCTCACATGTGCACGCACACCCGCAATCCCCACAACCAGTATCAATGTCTCAGACTCACACCAACTCCGTCGCCTCAAATAGCCCTCATCCCACAATCGATAGTTGGGAAGGGAGGGAGCAGAAGGTTCCGATGTCCACACGTGAGGTAGCTACGCCTGGAAACAGGCCAGGCCTCTTTATTGGCCTTAATGACAGAGGAAAGACAGCAAAGCAACCTGATTTTTACGATCCATATTTCCCCCTCAGATACTTGGAGGTACCGAAGT CGGATCATATCTACAAACGGGCCCATTACGGCCTACAGTCAGGAATATCGGACGAGGTCGATTTCGCGCTGTACCACCTTGTGCAAATCTCCAACCAGAGATGGGATAAATTCAAGTTTGAAGGTTTTCCACTGCTTGCGGAGACCCTGATGGAGAAAGCCATAGATATATCCATCCTTTGCACTGGCGTGAAATGGGAACTTCAGTATGATTTTCGACAACCCACCGACCGTGTCAATGTGTTGAACTCGCTACACGGTACACGAGATattttggagaagatcaaacagATACCCGTAACCCTACCAGACGACACTCTTGAAACTTATGAATTCAATCACCGTCTTCGGAACGTTAAGGAGGCCACATTGGTTCTCCGGAATATGGTTTTGCTGAAGGAAAACGCTTTTTACGTATCGCGTTACGCCAAAGGACTGCTGAGGGATTTCCTAGTTATTCTAATCAACCTCCCTAACCAGCCACGCCTGAATGAAATCAAGAATGACGCGTTGGATATTGCGGAGGAAGTCACTAAGTTCATGAGGACTGACCCTGAAGATCCACTCTGGATCTCCTTGCTCGGCTGTCTCGAGTCACCAGACCGTGCTCACGTTATTCGTGCCCTCTGGGCTCTTACTCATTTTTCAACGGAACTAGACGATCAGGAGGCAAACCGGGCAATGGAACGTGTACCAAAGGATACCCTGCAACAGTTGTACTTCCACACGCTGCTTGACCAGGATAGAGATATCCTGAGCGGCGCACTGGACTTCTGGTATCAGTATACGCTTTCTCGGGAGAACATTGAGAATTTGATCGATATTTTCAACCTTCCTATTGTTTTTGCGCCGCGCATGATCGCCTTATTAACGCACGATGCGCGACCCAGCAAGAAGGAAACGGTTttgcaagaagagaaagtagCACCGCCACCTTCGGAAATTCCTCGTGTCCCCCCGGAGCTCTTGAAAGACCTAATGGAGCTGTCTGAGCCTGAGCGCAGCTCTCGGTGGTTGCGTTGTTGCTTCGTCGAAGATGCTGATTGTGAGATCACGCAGATCGCCCTATGGCAAGCGTATCAAAGCCGATTCGCAGACCCTCGGGTTCCTGGCGGGGGGGTTCTACCGGCAGCCGAGTTCATCAAGAATGTCAGCACAACCTTCACAAATGCACAGGCGCAGGTCATCAATGGACCTGGCGCAACTACCAggttcatcatcaagggtaTCAGGCCTCTGGAGACTGCCTACACTTTCCAAGGCTTCCCTTATCTGTTCTGCAAGTGGACGGACAATTCGAAACCATCCAAAACCTGCCAACGCGCCTTCAAAACTCCTACAGATCTTCGCAACCATGTTTTCTCAGATCATATGAACCTTGCCACAAGTGGCGAGGAGCCGGGTCACTATAATCTGGACAAAGCCGAGTCACCAATACACACCTGCCTTTGGGACAACTGTACTAAATTCCGCTCGTCTGGCCCCAGTGCTAACACCGCCATGGTGGCAGGCCACGTTTCTTCACATTTGCCTGAAGAGCGACCCGCGGATGCTGaggcaccatcttcaaaacgCCCTGTCCTCCAGGAACGTATCGTTCGTAAATGGTTCTACCTGGACACACCCGTCAACGAGAGAGGAGAACCCGTTGGAGTGGCGTACAAGGCTGCATTGGTCCTGCGCAACCTTGCAAGAAATCTACCGGACCGAGTCGCACAGCAATACGACGGTCTATCGTGGAAGAAGGCCGTATTCCTTAGCCATCGCCCAAGGATCGTCGAGATTTGGGACCGTAACCGGTCACTACGCAAGGAACTCACCGAGTTAATTATGATCCTAGAAAGGGAGGAATATTACTAA